The nucleotide sequence CCAGGTAGGCTCTGGTACGGCCATTGATGCGGTTTTTGGAGTAATCAAGCAGGATATCGCCTAGCCGGATCGAAAACTTATTGAACCGCCGGGGATCTTCCGCGAAGAGTTCACGAAGATGTTTTTTGGAAATGGATTTATGGTGGGTTTTGAGTTTTCTGTAAGCGGCGGTTTGATCGAACGGGATGGAAGGTAGCATGAATCAGCAGGGTTTTATGGAAAAATCGAAATGGATAAAGCACAAAAATAGTGTTTCCGATGGTTTCTTCCTCGTCTTTCCTGTTAACACCAAACGTATTTGAATGTACTTTACACCGTTGACTACTTATTTTTTACGCCCTCTATTCCTCTTCCACGGCGTCGATAGATTGGTAATCGGTATCTTTACCCCTAAAAAGGATACCCCACAATCCTATCCTTATCGCTCATGGCCCGCATCTTACTTTTAGAAGACGACAGTATCCTGTCCAACGAAATCAGTACTTTTCTAAAAGCGAAGGGATTCGCCTGCGACTGCGTGTTCGATGGGGATGTGTTTTTCCGTCAATTGAATGCCGGGCCGTATGACCTGTACCTCCTCGACATCAACGTACCCCGGATGAATGGACTGGAAGTATGTAAACAGCTGCGCACGACCGACCAGGGTACCCCCATCCTGATGCTGACCGCTTATGGCGAAATTCAGGACAAGTTCGATGCTTTCGAGCGCGGAGCCGACGACTACCTCGTCAAGCCGTTTCATCTCGACGAACTGTACATCCGTATTCTGGCCTTGCTCCGCCGCAGTACCCAGCCGCAGGAAAAGCGGGACATTCTGAGCATAGCCGACCTGGAAATCGACCTAACCGAAATGAAAGTCAAACGAGCCGGGCAACCCATCGACCTGACCCCCAAAGAGTACCATTTGCTGGTATTCCTGGCGCAGGCTAAGGGGAGGACGGTATCCAAGCAGACCATCGCTGAGGAAGTTTGGGATATTCATTTTGAAACCAGCCTGAATACCATCGAAGTGTACATCAATTTCCTGCGCAAGAAAATCGATAAGGACTTCCCCCAAAAACTCATCCACACCCGTCCGGGGTACGGCTATTACCTCAATGTTGAATGATCGATTGATACTATGACCCTTAAACGACGCCTTTCGATCTACATCAGTGCCGCCTTCTCGATCCTGTTCGGGATCGGGATTACGATCGTGTACCTGTCGTTTGCGTCGTTTCGGAAGGAAGAGTTCAGCGATCGGCTGGAAGAGAAGGCCCTTACGACGGTGGAACTGCTGCTCAATGTGAAGGAGATAGACAAACAGATGCTG is from Salmonirosea aquatica and encodes:
- a CDS encoding response regulator transcription factor, producing the protein MARILLLEDDSILSNEISTFLKAKGFACDCVFDGDVFFRQLNAGPYDLYLLDINVPRMNGLEVCKQLRTTDQGTPILMLTAYGEIQDKFDAFERGADDYLVKPFHLDELYIRILALLRRSTQPQEKRDILSIADLEIDLTEMKVKRAGQPIDLTPKEYHLLVFLAQAKGRTVSKQTIAEEVWDIHFETSLNTIEVYINFLRKKIDKDFPQKLIHTRPGYGYYLNVE